From the genome of Staphylococcus chromogenes, one region includes:
- a CDS encoding NUDIX hydrolase, protein MILQKTNLIPIFDRSFKNILMCKRVTPPFKNMYNFIGGKVEESESIESSVYREMLEETSLTCDDVILHPIMDITYYQDKQQIYVYSGVLNKKYVPSLNYEQPLYWIDLQSNFNDLDIFAGNGNLNHIINQSSSILKRRVSDE, encoded by the coding sequence ATGATATTGCAAAAGACCAATCTAATTCCAATTTTTGATAGAAGCTTCAAAAATATCTTAATGTGTAAAAGAGTTACTCCGCCTTTTAAAAATATGTATAATTTCATAGGTGGAAAGGTTGAAGAAAGTGAAAGTATTGAGTCTAGTGTGTATCGGGAAATGCTAGAAGAGACATCCCTAACATGCGATGATGTGATATTGCATCCAATAATGGATATAACATATTATCAAGACAAACAGCAGATATATGTTTATTCTGGTGTACTAAACAAAAAATATGTTCCTTCTTTAAATTATGAACAACCACTTTATTGGATAGACCTTCAAAGCAACTTTAATGATCTTGATATTTTTGCAGGCAATGGTAATTTAAACCATATTATAAATCAATCTTCATCCATTTTAAAAAGGCGTGTGAGTGATGAATAG
- a CDS encoding DUF536 domain-containing protein → MKTIKMIADELGVTKQTIVNNAKSLSISFEKENGINYINDNDYLKIVEKITKKVGKTKSNDSIKKELLNENSSEVEKHKYNHSNSSKILQTKINELEKQIEIFENRAKNDEKYIDNLTKQLDQQNSNVNTLNKLLENQQILALESNRKIQRLESELEEERQLNYSANKRKNTEIQETKHNTDSINIDPDNQEEKIVSHFNDVIKSKNENKQQNSESQETGDINNVSKDVETKENRSKKSFWVRLFGN, encoded by the coding sequence ATGAAAACTATTAAAATGATTGCTGATGAACTGGGTGTAACTAAACAAACTATTGTTAATAATGCAAAAAGCTTAAGTATATCTTTTGAAAAAGAAAATGGAATTAACTATATTAATGATAATGATTATTTGAAGATTGTAGAAAAAATTACCAAGAAAGTAGGTAAAACGAAAAGTAATGATTCAATAAAAAAAGAACTACTTAACGAAAACTCTTCAGAAGTTGAAAAGCATAAATATAATCATTCAAATAGTTCTAAGATATTACAGACGAAAATAAATGAATTAGAAAAACAAATAGAAATTTTTGAAAATAGGGCTAAAAATGATGAAAAATATATTGATAATCTAACTAAACAATTAGATCAACAAAATAGCAATGTTAATACATTAAATAAACTGTTGGAAAATCAGCAAATATTAGCTTTAGAAAGTAATAGAAAAATACAAAGACTGGAGTCCGAATTAGAAGAAGAAAGGCAACTTAATTATTCTGCTAATAAAAGAAAGAATACTGAAATTCAAGAAACAAAACACAATACGGATTCTATTAATATTGATCCAGATAATCAAGAAGAAAAAATAGTTTCCCATTTTAATGATGTAATTAAAAGTAAAAACGAGAATAAACAACAAAATAGTGAGTCACAAGAGACTGGAGATATAAATAATGTTTCAAAAGATGTAGAAACTAAAGAAAATCGATCTAAAAAAAGTTTTTGGGTACGACTATTTGGTAATTAA
- a CDS encoding replication initiator protein A, whose protein sequence is MSTNFNIKEIQREKFYQLPKVFFTNPKYTKLSNDAKIAYAILRDRLDLSIKNNWVDENGDIFFIFTNETLKKILNISSPNKLSKIKKELQNAELFSQIRVGLNKPNKLYLKKPVVTQEDVYLIKNVENTFEPSNNKDVLNSYIQMYQNDTSGCIKFIHPDVSNSYANDTDINDTDINDTDITTTTKNSLNGSSSNKHLITLLKNELSIPPTKAFIEKIADLSKDMTPDLLEYAIKYASENGNNPKQYLAKILEVWSKNNIFDLDQAQNFSVKSNTNPLKSKEKTPRWITHPEEFKLKEENDQELAAEAQAFKEHLIRKKRYFK, encoded by the coding sequence ATGTCTACTAACTTTAATATCAAAGAAATTCAAAGAGAAAAATTTTATCAATTACCTAAAGTGTTTTTTACTAATCCGAAATACACAAAATTATCTAATGATGCAAAAATTGCATATGCTATTCTACGTGACCGTCTAGATTTATCTATAAAAAATAATTGGGTTGATGAAAATGGGGATATATTCTTTATTTTCACAAATGAGACTTTAAAAAAAATACTCAATATAAGTAGCCCAAATAAACTTTCTAAAATCAAAAAGGAATTGCAAAATGCTGAATTATTTAGCCAAATAAGAGTGGGACTTAATAAACCCAATAAATTATATCTAAAAAAACCAGTAGTAACTCAAGAAGATGTATACCTAATAAAAAATGTAGAAAACACCTTTGAACCAAGTAATAACAAGGATGTATTAAATTCATACATCCAGATGTATCAAAATGATACGTCTGGATGTATCAAATTCATACATCCAGACGTATCAAATTCATACGCAAATGATACTGATATAAATGATACTGATATAAATGATACTGATATAACTACTACTACTAAAAATTCACTAAACGGTAGTAGTAGTAATAAACATTTAATTACACTTTTGAAAAATGAACTATCCATTCCACCTACTAAAGCATTTATAGAAAAAATAGCTGATCTAAGTAAGGATATGACCCCAGACCTTTTGGAATACGCTATCAAGTATGCTTCTGAAAATGGAAACAACCCTAAACAATACTTAGCTAAAATATTAGAAGTATGGTCTAAAAACAATATATTTGATTTAGACCAAGCTCAAAATTTTAGTGTTAAATCTAACACTAATCCACTAAAAAGTAAGGAAAAAACACCTAGATGGATAACTCATCCTGAAGAATTTAAGTTAAAAGAGGAAAATGATCAAGAATTAGCAGCTGAAGCTCAAGCGTTCAAAGAGCACTTAATCAGAAAGAAAAGATATTTTAAATAA
- a CDS encoding HAD family hydrolase, whose protein sequence is MNRKVKLVIFDLDNTLFPFNDLWIKANKDTFKEYRLFKDIDYSDFMKLYKKYDLYFWKKHDEGIITLDELRELRLIKTLKHFDLNISREEANKYFESFFTKLLSSITVNKKMNDLLLSLKENVNVAILTNGKLKEQNNKIDNLDIRLIFEKNIFISQNIGYEKPNSKAFLNVTSNLNVNPEECLFIGDSFKNDILGALNVNMTAIWLTNSDKDTELYIKDDLCACEDNIEVLLKKLLDDEYKGFTIKN, encoded by the coding sequence ATGAATAGAAAAGTAAAATTGGTTATTTTCGATTTAGATAATACGCTATTTCCTTTTAATGATTTATGGATAAAAGCTAATAAAGATACTTTTAAAGAATATAGATTATTTAAAGATATAGATTATAGTGACTTTATGAAACTATACAAAAAATATGATTTATACTTTTGGAAAAAGCATGATGAAGGGATTATTACCTTAGATGAATTACGAGAGTTAAGATTAATTAAAACTTTAAAACATTTTGATTTAAATATTTCTCGCGAAGAAGCTAATAAGTATTTCGAATCCTTTTTTACTAAATTACTATCTAGTATAACTGTTAATAAAAAAATGAATGATTTACTTTTGTCCTTGAAAGAAAATGTAAACGTTGCCATCCTTACCAATGGTAAACTTAAAGAACAGAACAATAAAATTGATAACCTCGATATTAGATTAATATTTGAAAAGAATATTTTTATATCTCAAAATATAGGTTATGAAAAGCCAAACTCTAAAGCATTTTTAAATGTTACGTCTAATCTAAACGTTAATCCTGAAGAGTGCTTGTTTATAGGAGATTCTTTTAAAAATGACATCTTGGGAGCATTAAATGTTAATATGACAGCCATTTGGCTAACTAATTCAGACAAAGATACAGAATTATATATAAAGGATGATCTTTGCGCTTGCGAAGATAATATAGAAGTTCTACTAAAAAAGCTCCTTGACGATGAATATAAAGGTTTTACAATTAAAAACTAG
- a CDS encoding recombinase family protein, which yields MKIGYARVSTGLQNLNLQEDRLNAYGCEKIFNDHISGSKSKRPGLDKAIEFARSGDTIVVWRLDRLGRNMEDLITLVNELNERGVSFHSLEENITMDKSSSTGQLLFHLFAAFAEFERNLILERSSAGRIAARARGRYGGRPEKLNQKDLNLLKTLYDNGTPIKTMAEQWQVSRTTIYRYLNKLERKENKNK from the coding sequence TTGAAAATAGGTTATGCAAGAGTTTCAACTGGATTACAAAACTTGAATTTACAGGAGGATCGATTAAATGCATATGGTTGTGAAAAAATATTTAACGACCATATTAGTGGTTCAAAAAGTAAAAGACCTGGTTTAGATAAAGCAATTGAATTTGCGAGATCAGGAGATACGATTGTTGTTTGGAGACTAGATAGACTAGGACGTAATATGGAGGACTTAATCACATTAGTTAATGAACTTAACGAACGAGGCGTGAGTTTTCATAGTTTAGAAGAAAATATAACGATGGATAAATCAAGTTCTACAGGACAATTATTATTTCATTTATTCGCAGCATTTGCAGAATTTGAACGCAACTTAATTTTAGAGCGTTCTTCTGCTGGTCGAATTGCAGCACGTGCTAGAGGACGTTATGGAGGTAGACCAGAAAAATTAAACCAAAAAGATTTAAACTTACTTAAGACACTTTATGATAATGGGACACCCATTAAAACAATGGCAGAGCAGTGGCAAGTTTCACGTACAACTATTTATCGTTACCTCAATAAATTAGAGAGAAAAGAGAATAAAAACAAGTAG